The nucleotide sequence GCTTTTATAATGGCAGTCGTTATTAAACTAACAAATAATTATTCATCAAAAATAAGCTTTTCAGATTTAGGACTTCTAATGTTATTTGTATCAATTACCTATACATTATTTCTTCATAAGCTAAAATCTAAAGGTAGATTACTGATGGGCGCAACAATAGTAGCAATTAATATTGTATGGATTACATTCATGTTTAATATTTTCCTTAGCAAAGGATGGATATTTACCTAAGCACATTTAAGGTATAACTTTATAAAATACTTAATTGCAAGCAAATAAAAGCCTTTGCTGACTACAAGTATCAGCAAAAGGCTTTTAAACATTAACTAAGAACCATTTCAAACTGAACCAACTCTACGAAATCTTTGATTCGTCCTTCCAGCTCTTTTTGGGTTAGGTTGGCCAATCTTTCTGTTCCGAACTTTTCAACACAGAAAGAAGCCATAGCAGAGCCATAAATAACAGCTCTTTTCATATTTTCAAAAGAAATATCCCCACTTCCTGCCAAATAGCCAATGAAACCGCCAGCAAAAGTATCTCCCGCACCTGTGGGGTCAAAAACATCTTCCAAAGGAAGCGCAGGCGCAAAAAATACATGGTTCTCATTGAACAACAATGCACCGTGCTCTCCTTTTTTGATCATCAATATTTTTGGTCCCATGCAAAGGATCTTTTTCGCTGCTTTTACCAAGGAATACTCACCGGATAGCTGCCTTGCTTCTTCATCATTTATCGACAGCACATCAACCATAGAGATCGTTTCTTTCAAATCATCCATGGCCACATCCATCCAAAAGTTCATGGTGTCCATAACTATGAGCTTAGGACGTTTTTTTAACCGGTTAATAACAAGGCTCTGCACTTTTGGAGCAAGGTTGCCCAGCATTAAGTAATCACACTTCTGATAAGCATCTGGAACAACAGGGTCAAATTCCCCCAAAACATTTAATTCTGTTACAAGTGTATCGCGGGAATTCATATCATTATGATACCTTCCAGACCAAAAGAAAGTCTTTTCTCCTTCTTTTATTTGAAGCCCAGCGGTATCAATACCTTTTGCCTCCAACAGCTTTACATCTTCTTTAGGAAAATCTTCCCCTACAACAGAGACTAAATTAATATTATTTGAAAAATACGAAGCAGACAGCCCTATGTAAGTGGCAGCGCCACCGACTATTTTATCGGTTTTACCAAATGGCGTTTCTATAGCATCAAAAGCAACTGATCCAACAACTAACAAGCTCATATTAAAAATTTGATTAAAGGTGTAACAAAAATTTTAAAATCAATCTATCATTTTAGCAGGATAGAAAGGTTTCGACTGGTCAAACAAATATCTATAAGTTATATGCGTTTTTTTAACTTTCGCCCCAACAGATTCTGATATTTTAATCATTTTCGGATTAAAGCTACCAATCCAGTTCATTTCAAAGTCTGTGTACCTTCCAGAAGGCTGAATCTTTTTTGCAGCAGCCATTACAATAGCACCTTCCACCCCTCTACCTTGAAATTCAGGGATTATCCCAAACACTACGCCAAACATCTTTTTGCACTTACCAGTAAGTTTGTAGTACAAAAACTTAAGCTTTCCAATTAAATCAAGTTTACCATTAAGGTGTTTGAAAATTTGGTTTAATTCCGGTATCATAATAAAAAAGCCTATAGGTTCGTCATCGTAGTATGCAAACCAAATCAACTCCTCATCCAAAACAGGTTTAAGTTGGCCAATATTAGCTTTAGCCTGCGCTTTGGACATTTCCCTGACACCTTCATGTTTAACCCAGGCCTTATTGTATATGTACCTAAAGTCTTCGGTATACTTATCAATCTTACTTTTCTTAATATGTTCAAAAGTATATTTTGGGTCGGCACCAATTCTATCAGCCTTTTCTTGGTAAACAGGCGGTAATGGGTCTTCTACCTTTCTATGGAAGGTATACTGTTCGTAATATACCTTAAAACCGTATGCTTCAAAAAGTTTTTTATAATATGGGAAGTGATAAGGCATCATATAGTTAGGTTCCGTAAAACCATCTACAAGAAGCCCCCACCAATTATGCCGTTCTCCAAAGTTTATTGGCCCATCCATGGCTTCCATGCCTCTTTCCTCAAGCCAATGTTTACAAGTATCAAATAATTTGAAAGCAGCTTTTTGATCATCAATACATTCGAAAAAACCCATTCCTCCGGTAACATACTCGGTAGTTTTCATGGTTTTTCGATTAATAAAAGCCGCTACACGCCCTATAGTGGTTCCTTTGTCATCGGTCAAAATCCACCGGGTAGCTTCTCCATGCCGAAAATATTTGTTGGTTTTAGGATCAAAGACCCCTTCAATATCTTTATCTAAAGGCCTAATCCATGGCTTTTCATTTTTGTATAACCTTACAGGAAAAAGCAAAAATTCTTTAGCAAGCTCAGGTGTAGTAACTTCTATTATATTCATACTCATTTTAAGCAAACCCTAAAATTAAAGGTTTTGAACAAAAAAGTGTAACACCTGGCACATTATCCTCAATAAATGCAATTATCCATACAGGAAGGTTTCAACCTGAAACATCCAGTAGCACTTTTTATTAGGCAGCAAACAACTTCAGATCAGTCGCTTCGAACGCATTTGTATCTTTAC is from Cytophagaceae bacterium ABcell3 and encodes:
- a CDS encoding PfkB family carbohydrate kinase; translated protein: MSLLVVGSVAFDAIETPFGKTDKIVGGAATYIGLSASYFSNNINLVSVVGEDFPKEDVKLLEAKGIDTAGLQIKEGEKTFFWSGRYHNDMNSRDTLVTELNVLGEFDPVVPDAYQKCDYLMLGNLAPKVQSLVINRLKKRPKLIVMDTMNFWMDVAMDDLKETISMVDVLSINDEEARQLSGEYSLVKAAKKILCMGPKILMIKKGEHGALLFNENHVFFAPALPLEDVFDPTGAGDTFAGGFIGYLAGSGDISFENMKRAVIYGSAMASFCVEKFGTERLANLTQKELEGRIKDFVELVQFEMVLS